GCTGTTGCGGCTCTGAATCTGGCCGTTGCCGTCGCGATACTTGAGGTTCACGTGCCGGAAGGCCGGCGAGTTCATCGTGCCGTCGAAATAGTCGATATACTTGTTCAGCGACACGCTGGGATTGCGCGGATCCGCCGTCGGGATCGGCAGGTAGAAGACGTTGTGATCGTTCACGTAATTGACGTTGAACTTGATCGAACCGTTGGCGAGATCATGCTTGATGTTCGCGCGGATCTGGCCGCCCTTGTCGTTCGGAAAGCCGTTGTCGCGATAGCCGTCGTGATAGCGGAGGAAGCCGCCGATCGCATAATAGGTATCGCTGGAGAGCGGACCCGCCTGATAGGCGTCGAGCCGGTAGAGGCCGGTATCGCCGAGCGTCACCTGCGCCTTGCCGCGCGCCTGATCCTTGCCGGTGACGGTGATGGCGTTGATGATCGCGCCCGAATAGCTGGCGTAGATCGGCGCCGGGCCGCCGCGCACCACTTCGACGCGGTCGGTCATCAGATCCTGCTTCAGGATCGCGTCGCCACGGAAGAAGACGCCGTCATTCTCGTGGAACAGCGGCAGGCCGTCCTGCTGGAAATTCACGAAGCCGCCGTCGTTCGGCAGGCCGCGGATGCGATAGATGTTCTGGACTTCGCCGCCGGTGATCTCGGTCTGGAAGCCGGGGAGCTGGCCGATCAGGTCGGCGAAATTGACGGGCGCGATCTTCTCGATCTGCTCCTGCGAAAGCGTGTTGATCGCATAGGAGGCATCGAACCGGCGCTGCGCGCGGGTCGAGCCGGTGACGATCACGTCCGGGCCCTGCTCGCTCTGGTCGGCCGGAGCGGCATCCGCCGGCGCGGCGGCGGCGTCGGCGGCCGCAGCGCCCGCGTCCGCTGCGAAGGCAGGCGTGGCCAGGCTGACGCACAGCGCGAAAAGCGCCGTGCCGGCGAGAATGGATGTCCGCATATTGCCCCTCTTGAGATTTCGTGGTCGCCGGTCTGGCGACGCGAGAGGCCCCATGGCCGCACAAAATGACGCTTTTAATTATTTTTGTAAAAATAATGATTTTATAAGCGCCCCGGAACGAGGGATCGGGAAGGGACGACGAATGGTACGCGCGCTCGCGCTGGCGAAGGATCAGCGCCGCATCGTGCAGGAGCTGCGCAAGACGGGCGGCCTTTCCCGATCGCTGCTCGCCACGCGGCTGGAGATCAGCAATGCGGCGGTGACGAAGCTGTCGCGCGAGCTGCTCGCGCTCGGCGTGATCGAGGAAGTGGACGGCCCCGAAGCCAGGCAGCGCGGGCGGCCGTCCATCCCGATCCGGATCGCGCCCGGCGGCGGCTATGCGATCGGCGCCACCGCGCACAAGGGCGTGCTGGATATCGTGCTGGTGGATTTCGCCGGGGGCACGATCGCCACGCATCACGAAAACGTGCCGCCGATCGATCCGCGCGAATTCGCGAAACGGGTACGCCGGATCACGCACCGGCTGGCCGATCGCCACCAATTGCTGGGCCAGCGCATGCTGGGGATCGGCGTCGCGGTGCCCGGTCCGGCCCTGTCCAACAAGGGGGATCGCTGGAGCATCGTCGATCAGTTGCCGGGCTGGCGGGGCGCGGACCTGCCCCGGATCATGGGCGACGAGCTGGGCTGGCCGCTCTGGATCGAGAATGACGCCAATGCGGCGGCGCTGGCCGAACATTATCTCGGCGGGCTGATGGACAAGGTCTCGACGCTGGCGGTGATCCTGCTGGGCTATGGCATCGGCGCGGGCGTGATCGTGGACGGGCGGCTGATGCGCGGCGAATATGGCGTGGCGGGCGAAATCGGCTGTCTGTTCCCGATCGACCAGCCCCGGCCGAGCCCGCTGGATCTGCTGTCGCTGCTGCAGGCGGCGGGCTGCCGGGTTTCCTCGGTCGCGGATATCGATCCCGAGGCGCCGGCGCAGGTGCCGACGATCGAGGCCTGGATGGACCGCGCCGCCCACCAGCTGGAACTGGTCTGCAACACCGTCTTCGCCTGGCTCGATCCCGGCGCGATCGTGCTGGCCGGGCCGCTGCCGGCGAAGATCCTGCGCGGGCTGGGCGAACGGCTCGGCCGCGCGGCGCTCGTCTCGACGGTGAACGAGCGGCGGCCGCCCGTCCGCGTGTCGGGGCTGGTGGGATCGCCGATCACGCTGGGCGCGGCCTTGCTGCCGATCCACAGCTTCGCGGGCTGACGGGCTCAGGCGGTGCGGGCCTCGTGCGGCTCGGTGGCGAAGAGGAGCAGCGCCGCCGTGCCGATCGCGGCGCCGACGATCGCGGTGAGCGACCAGCCGCCATGCTCCAGCGTGACGGTGGCGAGCATCGAGCCTGTCGCGCCGGCGAGGAACACGACCGTCATATAGACGGCGTTGATGCGGCCGCGCGCCTCCGGGGCGATCGAATAGAGGATGCGCTGGCCGAGGACCTGATTCATCTGCGTCGCGGCATCCAGCAGGATGGCGGCGGCCGCCAGCACGAGCAGCAGGTGCACCGCCTCGGCCCAGCCCGCCAGCGCGAATGCGGCGATGCAGCCGGCCAGCGCGGCGGCCGTGCCGGTGCGGATATGGCCACGATCGCCGAGCCGCCCCGCAATCGGCGCGGTCAGGGCACCCCCGGCGCCGGCCAGCGCGAACAAGGCGATCCCGCCTTGCCCGAGATGAAAGCGGCTGGCGAGGACGAGGGGCACGGCCGTCCAGAACAGGTTGAACGCGGCGAACATCGCGGCCTGATAGGCCGTCCGCCGCTGGATGATCCGCGT
This DNA window, taken from Sphingomonas sp. AP4-R1, encodes the following:
- a CDS encoding ROK family transcriptional regulator translates to MVRALALAKDQRRIVQELRKTGGLSRSLLATRLEISNAAVTKLSRELLALGVIEEVDGPEARQRGRPSIPIRIAPGGGYAIGATAHKGVLDIVLVDFAGGTIATHHENVPPIDPREFAKRVRRITHRLADRHQLLGQRMLGIGVAVPGPALSNKGDRWSIVDQLPGWRGADLPRIMGDELGWPLWIENDANAAALAEHYLGGLMDKVSTLAVILLGYGIGAGVIVDGRLMRGEYGVAGEIGCLFPIDQPRPSPLDLLSLLQAAGCRVSSVADIDPEAPAQVPTIEAWMDRAAHQLELVCNTVFAWLDPGAIVLAGPLPAKILRGLGERLGRAALVSTVNERRPPVRVSGLVGSPITLGAALLPIHSFAG